The following coding sequences lie in one Streptomyces venezuelae genomic window:
- a CDS encoding ATP-binding protein, which translates to MPETETWTYTLTIPNDPLAVPVSRHTLRLILKAYGLPHLAEAAELVATELIANAVQHTKGPAALRMQWAGAVLRIGVWDTDPTPPSPAKKATGWDETAGRGLAIVRECADGWGWCARERDEGRGKLVWCELTGVVAAA; encoded by the coding sequence ATGCCGGAAACCGAGACCTGGACCTACACCCTCACCATCCCCAACGACCCCCTCGCCGTCCCCGTGAGCCGCCACACCCTCCGCCTCATCCTGAAGGCATACGGCCTGCCCCACCTGGCAGAAGCCGCCGAGCTCGTCGCCACCGAGCTGATCGCCAACGCCGTGCAGCACACCAAGGGCCCCGCCGCCCTGCGCATGCAGTGGGCAGGGGCGGTGCTCCGCATCGGGGTGTGGGACACGGACCCCACGCCTCCGTCCCCGGCCAAAAAGGCCACCGGGTGGGACGAGACGGCGGGCAGAGGGCTCGCGATCGTACGGGAATGCGCCGACGGGTGGGGTTGGTGCGCGCGGGAGCGGGACGAGGGGCGAGGGAAGCTCGTGTGGTGTGAGCTGACGGGGGTCGTGGCTGCCGCCTGA